One Azospirillum sp. TSA2s genomic region harbors:
- a CDS encoding diiron oxygenase: MSKDYTPIANTMEFPPATPQPNVYPLSWVSQTKKLEEVYAAAQRENWDPAKLPWDSFDVSRYSWEEREAIAYWWTILSVFDASAPPVFAHALIKTYEVHEEDPVRRCFFSVTRDEQNHEQMCGLAITKLLEATSPLTYEPKTELGRRLQKNAHWLYYNGGRYWDGYKKAVPKYSLAVLFSSFLMGEIAAATIFHQMAAGCTEPVFKEAFRNIGRDEGRHMAICMSVMERDYPHLAVEDRSIITKQIRAGYLFLSAVLFEPPPQFWDLPDDFIATQREAEAIARNAGFHIPDYEAKKENWRNAMLNLKGVLDRYNIPFPAIPEVGITGEEVRDVDMDEIIPVF; the protein is encoded by the coding sequence ATGTCCAAGGACTACACCCCCATCGCCAACACGATGGAGTTCCCCCCCGCCACGCCGCAGCCGAACGTCTATCCGCTGTCCTGGGTGTCGCAGACCAAGAAGCTGGAAGAGGTCTACGCCGCGGCCCAGCGCGAGAACTGGGACCCGGCCAAGCTGCCCTGGGACAGCTTCGACGTGTCGCGCTACAGCTGGGAGGAGCGGGAGGCCATCGCCTATTGGTGGACCATCCTGTCGGTGTTCGACGCCTCGGCCCCGCCGGTGTTCGCCCATGCCCTGATCAAGACCTACGAGGTGCATGAGGAGGACCCGGTCCGCCGCTGCTTCTTCTCCGTCACCCGCGACGAGCAGAACCACGAGCAGATGTGCGGTCTGGCCATCACCAAGCTGCTGGAGGCCACCAGCCCGCTGACCTACGAGCCGAAGACGGAGCTGGGCCGCCGGCTGCAGAAGAACGCGCACTGGCTGTATTACAATGGCGGGCGCTATTGGGACGGCTACAAGAAGGCGGTTCCGAAATACTCGCTGGCGGTTCTGTTCAGCTCCTTCCTGATGGGCGAGATCGCGGCGGCGACCATCTTCCACCAGATGGCGGCCGGCTGCACCGAGCCGGTGTTCAAGGAGGCCTTCCGCAACATCGGCCGCGACGAGGGCCGCCACATGGCGATCTGCATGTCGGTGATGGAGCGCGACTATCCCCATCTGGCGGTGGAGGACCGGTCGATCATCACCAAGCAGATCCGCGCCGGCTACCTGTTCCTGTCCGCCGTGCTGTTCGAGCCGCCGCCCCAGTTCTGGGACCTGCCCGACGACTTCATCGCCACCCAGCGCGAGGCCGAGGCCATCGCCCGCAACGCCGGTTTCCACATCCCGGATTACGAGGCGAAGAAGGAGAACTGGCGCAACGCCATGCTGAACCTGAAGGGCGTTCTGGACCGCTACAACATCCCGTTCCCGGCGATCCCGGAGGTCGGCATCACCGGCGAGGAAGTCCGGGACGTCGACATGGACGAGATCATTCCGGTGTTCTGA
- a CDS encoding ABC transporter substrate-binding protein, protein MRKSLLATIAFTAMTAMTAASGLLSGAAQAADPIKVGAIISATGPASFLGDPEKKVLELYADRINKAGGVDGRQVQLTVYDDGGAADKAASFTKRLIESDGVDVIVGGTTTAATMAAVPLVERAGVPFISLAGAVVIVEPVKKWVFKTPHTDRMAAEKVMEDMKKRGLTKLALLSEDSGFGKSGREQTVAVAKERGIELVADETYGAKDTDVTAQLTKIKNTAAAQAVLVFGLGQGPAVVTKNYRQLGMSLPLYQSHGVASKEYIRLAGGAAEGVRLPAAGLVVAAQLPDSDPQKKVVTEFTKVYEDSFNSEVSTFAGHAYDGLMIALDAVKRAGGTDKAKLRDAIEQTKGYVGTGGTVTMSPKDHMGLTLDAFHMVEVKQGDWALVK, encoded by the coding sequence ATGCGCAAAAGTTTGCTTGCCACCATCGCCTTCACCGCCATGACCGCCATGACGGCGGCATCCGGCCTGTTGTCCGGGGCGGCGCAGGCCGCGGACCCGATCAAGGTCGGCGCCATCATCTCGGCCACCGGTCCGGCCTCCTTCCTCGGCGATCCGGAGAAGAAGGTGCTGGAGCTGTATGCCGACCGCATCAACAAGGCGGGCGGCGTCGATGGCCGTCAGGTGCAGCTGACCGTCTATGACGACGGCGGCGCTGCCGACAAGGCGGCCTCCTTCACCAAGCGCCTGATCGAGAGCGACGGCGTCGACGTGATCGTCGGCGGCACCACGACGGCGGCGACCATGGCGGCGGTGCCGCTGGTGGAGCGTGCCGGTGTGCCCTTCATCTCGCTGGCCGGCGCGGTGGTGATCGTGGAGCCGGTGAAGAAGTGGGTGTTCAAGACCCCCCACACCGACCGCATGGCCGCGGAAAAGGTGATGGAGGACATGAAGAAGCGCGGGCTGACCAAGCTGGCGCTGCTGTCCGAGGACTCCGGCTTCGGCAAGTCGGGCCGCGAGCAGACCGTCGCCGTCGCCAAGGAGCGCGGGATCGAACTGGTCGCCGACGAGACCTATGGCGCCAAGGACACCGACGTCACCGCGCAGCTGACCAAGATCAAGAACACCGCGGCCGCCCAGGCGGTTCTGGTGTTCGGCCTGGGCCAGGGTCCGGCGGTGGTGACCAAGAACTACCGCCAGCTCGGCATGTCGCTGCCGCTCTACCAGTCGCACGGCGTCGCGTCGAAGGAATACATCCGTCTGGCCGGCGGTGCCGCCGAGGGTGTCCGCCTGCCGGCCGCCGGCCTGGTCGTCGCCGCCCAGCTGCCCGACAGCGACCCCCAGAAGAAGGTCGTGACCGAGTTCACCAAGGTCTATGAGGACAGCTTCAACTCGGAGGTCTCGACCTTCGCCGGCCATGCCTATGACGGTCTGATGATCGCGCTGGACGCGGTGAAGCGTGCCGGCGGCACCGACAAGGCCAAGCTGCGCGACGCCATCGAGCAGACCAAGGGCTATGTCGGCACCGGCGGCACCGTGACCATGAGCCCGAAGGACCACATGGGCCTGACGCTGGACGCCTTCCACATGGTGGAGGTCAAGCAGGGTGACTGGGCGCTGGTGAAGTGA
- a CDS encoding branched-chain amino acid ABC transporter permease — MFAELLQYMLSGLTIGAIYALAGLGFSIIYNASHVINFAQGEFIMIGGMASATLTASGVPLPLAILIGCGGAMLVGVLVAKFAVERARNASTVTLIIITIGASIFLRGVAELVWGKDFKRLDAFSGETPIQFLGASMQPQSLWVVGTAAVLIVAIGLFFNRTLTGKAILATSHNRLAAQLVGIDVKRVVLASFALSAALGAIGGAVVAPITFSYTEMGIMLGLKGFTAAVLGGLGHGPGAVAGGLIVGVAEALGAGYISSAYKDAVAFVIILAVLLFMPNGLFGKRGTERV, encoded by the coding sequence ATGTTCGCGGAACTGCTGCAATACATGCTGTCGGGGCTGACCATCGGCGCGATCTATGCGCTGGCGGGGCTCGGCTTTTCGATCATCTACAACGCCAGCCACGTCATCAACTTCGCCCAGGGCGAGTTCATCATGATCGGCGGCATGGCGTCGGCCACCCTGACCGCGTCGGGCGTGCCGCTGCCGCTGGCGATCCTGATCGGCTGCGGCGGCGCCATGCTGGTCGGCGTGCTGGTGGCGAAATTCGCGGTCGAACGTGCGCGCAACGCCTCGACCGTCACCCTCATCATCATCACCATCGGCGCCTCGATCTTCCTGCGCGGCGTCGCGGAACTGGTCTGGGGCAAGGACTTCAAGCGGCTGGACGCCTTTTCCGGCGAAACGCCGATCCAGTTCCTCGGCGCCTCGATGCAGCCGCAGTCGCTGTGGGTGGTGGGCACCGCCGCGGTGCTGATCGTCGCCATCGGCCTGTTCTTCAACAGGACCCTGACCGGCAAGGCGATCCTCGCCACTTCGCACAACCGTCTGGCGGCACAGCTGGTCGGCATCGACGTGAAGCGGGTGGTGCTGGCCTCCTTCGCGCTGTCGGCGGCGCTGGGCGCCATCGGCGGGGCGGTGGTCGCCCCCATCACCTTCTCCTACACCGAGATGGGGATCATGCTGGGGCTGAAGGGCTTCACCGCCGCGGTTCTGGGCGGCCTCGGCCATGGGCCGGGTGCCGTGGCCGGCGGGCTGATCGTCGGTGTCGCGGAGGCGCTGGGCGCCGGCTACATCTCCTCGGCCTATAAGGATGCGGTGGCCTTCGTCATCATCCTGGCCGTCCTTCTCTTCATGCCGAACGGGCTGTTCGGCAAGCGCGGCACCGAACGGGTGTAA
- a CDS encoding 2Fe-2S iron-sulfur cluster-binding protein — MSRIRLHPSGRTVECRDGETVLSALEQAGYALPNNCRAGACGECKVKVLSGQFDQGMVLDMALSQSERKDGYGLMCMAKPISDELVIEYGTADAQPKLFPPRENVLFIVTDRIPRTPRIVELRLRPLGQPLRYWPGQYVMLGDASAGAPPRCYSIANAPRPDGEIVLQVTRVDGGPTSGWIHDTLTVGSMVKLSGPYGTFIGDPSVDSPVLCMAAGSGLAPILALTDAALRRGYRPPVTLLFSACTQADVYELGLLSYWQAKYRNFKVKVTLTREDAPNHLKGRIPTILPDLFPDLSGHAIFTAGSPAFVESCVAAARALGARDDQIHSEGYVSQHIPETLPADRLMAVG, encoded by the coding sequence GTGAGCCGCATCCGCCTCCACCCCTCGGGCCGCACGGTCGAGTGCCGTGACGGCGAGACCGTCCTGTCGGCCCTGGAACAGGCCGGCTACGCCCTGCCCAACAACTGCCGCGCCGGCGCCTGCGGCGAATGCAAGGTCAAGGTCCTCAGCGGCCAGTTCGACCAGGGCATGGTCCTGGACATGGCGCTGTCCCAGTCCGAACGGAAGGACGGCTATGGCCTGATGTGCATGGCCAAGCCGATCTCCGACGAGCTGGTGATCGAATACGGCACCGCCGACGCCCAGCCCAAGCTGTTCCCGCCGCGCGAGAACGTGCTGTTCATCGTCACCGACCGCATCCCGCGCACGCCCCGCATCGTGGAGCTGCGCCTGCGCCCGCTGGGCCAGCCCTTGCGCTACTGGCCGGGCCAGTATGTGATGTTGGGCGACGCATCGGCCGGTGCACCGCCGCGCTGCTACTCCATCGCCAACGCGCCCCGCCCCGATGGCGAGATCGTGCTGCAGGTGACCCGGGTCGATGGCGGCCCGACCAGCGGCTGGATCCACGACACGCTCACCGTCGGCAGCATGGTGAAGCTGTCCGGCCCCTACGGCACCTTCATCGGCGACCCGTCGGTGGACAGTCCGGTGCTGTGCATGGCTGCCGGCTCCGGCCTCGCCCCCATCCTGGCGCTGACCGACGCGGCGCTGCGCCGCGGCTACCGCCCGCCGGTGACGCTGCTGTTCTCCGCCTGCACCCAGGCCGATGTGTATGAGTTGGGGCTGCTCAGCTATTGGCAGGCCAAATACCGCAACTTCAAGGTCAAGGTGACCCTGACGCGCGAGGATGCACCCAATCATCTGAAGGGCCGCATCCCCACCATCCTGCCCGACCTGTTCCCCGACCTGTCCGGCCACGCCATCTTCACCGCCGGCAGCCCCGCCTTCGTCGAATCCTGCGTCGCCGCCGCCCGTGCGCTCGGCGCCCGGGACGATCAGATCCACAGCGAAGGCTACGTCTCGCAGCACATCCCGGAGACGCTGCCTGCCGACCGGCTGATGGCGGTCGGCTGA
- the paaX gene encoding phenylacetic acid degradation operon negative regulatory protein PaaX, protein MARPRRPEDLAAQLTEAIAPRAKSLIITVYGDAVLPHGGSLWLGSLIELMGLFGMSERIVRTSVFRLGKDDWLTNTQIGRRSFYRVTDSGKERFAAAERRIYAPLAREWDRGWDLLMVPPNALDAETRDALRRELTWQGFGTASATVYAHPNCDEAAMHRSLAELGVADKIVHMKASLDRTEGFGALRDLVRGCWDIDQLEHDYAAFLDHFRPVWAAIDAAEAPDPAACFVLRTLMIHDFRRILLRDPMLPPDLLPADWPGQESRMLTRNLYRRLAGPSESFLMQAATTANGPLPDAQPAFHGRFGGLETIPAG, encoded by the coding sequence ATGGCCCGCCCGCGCCGCCCCGAAGACCTTGCCGCCCAACTGACCGAAGCGATCGCGCCGCGCGCGAAGTCGCTGATCATCACCGTCTATGGCGACGCGGTGCTGCCGCATGGCGGGTCGCTGTGGTTGGGCAGCCTGATCGAGCTGATGGGGCTGTTCGGCATGAGCGAGCGGATCGTCCGCACCTCGGTCTTCCGTCTGGGCAAGGACGACTGGCTGACCAACACCCAGATCGGCCGGCGCAGCTTCTATCGCGTCACCGACAGCGGGAAGGAGCGCTTCGCCGCGGCGGAACGGCGCATCTACGCGCCGCTGGCCCGCGAGTGGGACCGCGGATGGGACCTGCTGATGGTGCCGCCCAACGCGCTGGACGCCGAGACGCGCGACGCTTTGCGGCGGGAGCTGACCTGGCAGGGCTTCGGCACCGCGTCTGCCACCGTCTATGCCCATCCCAACTGCGACGAGGCGGCGATGCACCGCTCGCTGGCGGAACTGGGGGTCGCCGACAAGATCGTCCACATGAAGGCCAGCCTGGACCGGACGGAAGGGTTCGGCGCACTGCGCGACCTGGTGCGCGGCTGCTGGGACATCGACCAGCTCGAACACGACTATGCGGCGTTCCTGGATCACTTCCGTCCGGTCTGGGCGGCGATCGACGCCGCCGAGGCGCCGGACCCCGCCGCCTGCTTCGTCCTGCGCACGCTGATGATCCATGATTTCCGCCGCATCCTGCTGCGCGACCCGATGCTGCCGCCCGACCTGCTGCCGGCGGACTGGCCGGGCCAGGAATCGCGGATGCTGACCCGCAACCTCTACCGCCGCCTCGCCGGCCCGTCGGAATCCTTCCTGATGCAGGCGGCGACCACCGCCAACGGACCGCTGCCCGACGCCCAGCCCGCCTTCCACGGCCGGTTCGGTGGGTTGGAGACCATACCGGCGGGTTGA
- the maiA gene encoding maleylacetoacetate isomerase has protein sequence MKLHTYFRSSAAYRVRIALNLKGLAPEQAFVHLRRGEQAKPPYADLNPEHLVPALEVDGPDGHHVLTQSLAIIEYLDETHPTPALLPADALGRARVRALALAVACDVHPLNNLRVLNHLKTMGHSQEEVDGWYRHWIAVGLTALEAQLATDPRTGRFCHGDEPGLADILLVPQMANARRLDCPLDGFPTLLRIDEACRALPAFAAAAPARQPDAEA, from the coding sequence GTGAAACTCCACACCTATTTCCGTTCCTCCGCCGCCTATCGCGTGCGCATCGCCCTGAACCTGAAGGGGCTGGCGCCGGAGCAGGCCTTCGTCCATCTGCGCCGGGGCGAGCAGGCCAAGCCGCCCTATGCCGACCTCAACCCGGAGCATCTGGTGCCGGCCCTGGAGGTCGACGGGCCGGACGGGCACCATGTGCTGACCCAGTCGCTCGCCATCATCGAGTATCTGGACGAGACGCACCCGACCCCGGCGCTGCTGCCGGCGGATGCGCTGGGCCGGGCGCGGGTGCGGGCGCTGGCGCTGGCGGTGGCCTGCGACGTCCATCCGCTGAACAACCTGCGGGTGCTGAACCACCTGAAGACGATGGGCCATAGCCAGGAGGAGGTCGACGGCTGGTACCGGCACTGGATCGCCGTCGGGCTGACCGCGCTGGAGGCGCAGCTCGCGACCGATCCGCGCACCGGGCGCTTCTGCCATGGCGACGAACCCGGACTGGCCGACATCCTGCTGGTGCCGCAGATGGCGAACGCCCGCCGGCTCGATTGCCCGCTGGACGGCTTTCCCACCCTGCTGCGTATCGACGAGGCCTGCCGCGCCCTGCCGGCCTTCGCCGCCGCCGCACCCGCCCGTCAGCCCGACGCGGAGGCCTGA
- a CDS encoding branched-chain amino acid ABC transporter permease → MNALLHGRLTGLLALGAVIAVLPAFLPNNFYLDIAILAGFNAVVCVGLNLLIGYAGQISLGHAGFFGIGAYASGVLVGVYGWPPILALLTGAVVVGLLAFLVAKPILRLKGHYLAMATLGIGIIVSIVLRTESGLTGGPDGMMVEPFRIFGFELYGEKVWYWVVGVLLVGVVWLSLNLIDSPMGRALRAVHGSEVAAEVVGVDTARFKVLVFVVSAVFASVAGSLFAHYAGLITPAKADFFKSIELVTMVVFGGMASTFGAVVGAVVLTLLPQALTVFQDYQQIVLGGILMATMVFMPKGLLPTLAALLPARRRA, encoded by the coding sequence ATGAACGCACTCCTTCACGGGCGGCTGACCGGCCTGCTGGCACTGGGCGCGGTGATCGCGGTCCTGCCGGCATTCCTGCCCAACAACTTCTATCTCGACATCGCCATCCTGGCCGGCTTCAACGCCGTGGTCTGCGTCGGGCTGAATTTGCTGATCGGCTATGCCGGACAGATCAGCCTGGGCCATGCCGGCTTCTTCGGCATCGGCGCCTATGCCTCGGGCGTGCTGGTCGGCGTCTATGGCTGGCCGCCGATCCTGGCGCTGCTGACCGGCGCCGTGGTGGTCGGGCTGCTGGCCTTCCTGGTCGCCAAGCCGATCCTGCGGCTGAAGGGCCATTATCTCGCCATGGCGACGCTCGGCATCGGCATCATCGTGTCGATCGTGCTGCGCACCGAAAGCGGGCTGACCGGCGGTCCCGACGGCATGATGGTGGAGCCGTTCAGGATCTTCGGTTTTGAGCTGTATGGCGAAAAGGTCTGGTACTGGGTGGTCGGCGTGCTGCTGGTCGGCGTGGTCTGGCTGTCCTTGAACCTGATCGACAGCCCGATGGGCCGGGCGCTGCGTGCCGTCCACGGGTCGGAGGTGGCGGCCGAGGTGGTGGGCGTCGACACCGCCCGCTTCAAGGTGCTGGTCTTCGTGGTCTCGGCGGTGTTCGCCAGCGTGGCCGGCAGCCTGTTCGCCCATTACGCCGGCCTGATCACCCCGGCCAAGGCCGACTTCTTCAAGTCGATCGAGCTGGTGACCATGGTGGTGTTCGGCGGCATGGCGTCGACCTTCGGCGCGGTCGTCGGCGCGGTGGTGCTGACGCTGCTGCCGCAGGCGCTGACCGTCTTCCAGGATTACCAGCAGATCGTGCTGGGCGGCATCCTGATGGCGACGATGGTGTTCATGCCCAAGGGCCTTCTCCCCACCCTGGCGGCGCTGCTCCCGGCGCGGAGGCGGGCATGA
- a CDS encoding ABC transporter ATP-binding protein yields the protein MKMLATTDLSPDTTSQARRVGPPILKVEHLSREFGGVLAIGDLSFTVAAGDIHSIIGPNGAGKTTLFNLVTGVYKPSGGRVLFDGADVSGMAPYKLAARGMSRTFQNLQIFFNMTALENVMVGRHLHLNTRLLPALFRFPSLVRKDREAKDRAAQLMTEVGLEKYIDADAASMPYGALKRLEIARALASEPKLLLLDEPAAGLNATESREIDEVIKTVAASGVTIILVEHDMKMVMGISHRITALNQGRMLAEGTPQEVAANADVIAAYLGAAP from the coding sequence ATGAAGATGCTGGCGACCACTGATCTTTCCCCCGATACCACGTCCCAGGCCCGTCGGGTCGGCCCGCCGATCCTGAAGGTGGAGCATCTCAGCCGCGAGTTCGGCGGCGTGCTCGCCATCGGCGATCTGAGCTTCACCGTTGCGGCCGGCGACATCCATTCGATCATCGGGCCGAACGGGGCGGGGAAGACCACGCTGTTCAATCTGGTGACCGGCGTCTACAAGCCGTCGGGCGGCCGGGTGCTGTTCGACGGGGCCGACGTGTCGGGCATGGCGCCCTACAAGCTGGCCGCCCGCGGCATGTCGCGCACCTTCCAGAACCTGCAGATCTTCTTCAACATGACGGCGCTGGAGAACGTCATGGTGGGGCGGCACCTGCACCTGAACACGCGGCTTCTGCCGGCGCTGTTCCGCTTTCCGTCGCTGGTGCGCAAGGACCGCGAGGCAAAGGACCGGGCGGCGCAGCTGATGACCGAGGTCGGGCTGGAGAAATACATCGACGCCGACGCCGCCTCCATGCCCTACGGCGCGCTGAAACGGCTGGAGATCGCCCGCGCGCTGGCGTCGGAGCCGAAGCTGCTTCTGCTGGACGAGCCGGCGGCCGGCCTGAACGCCACCGAAAGCCGCGAGATCGACGAGGTCATCAAGACCGTCGCGGCGTCCGGCGTCACCATCATCCTGGTGGAACACGACATGAAGATGGTGATGGGAATCTCTCACCGGATCACCGCCCTGAATCAGGGCCGCATGCTGGCCGAGGGCACGCCGCAGGAGGTGGCGGCCAACGCGGACGTCATCGCCGCCTATCTCGGCGCGGCACCGTGA
- a CDS encoding ABC transporter ATP-binding protein, which translates to MLLEIEGLNSHYGRIHALKSASLTVREGELVALVGANGAGKTTLLRTLSGVHPASSGRITFDGCDITRMKASRRVAEGVVQVPEGRQLFGPQSVEDNLRLGAYRRGSGKPDDDIDRLYEMFPVLKVKRDQPAGTLSGGQQQIVALGRALMAKPRLLLLDEPSMGLAPLLVAEIFDAVQRLKREGTTILLVEQNAHAALAIADRGYVIETGEIVLSDSGAALLSNERVRQAYLGL; encoded by the coding sequence ATGCTTCTGGAGATCGAGGGCCTCAACAGCCATTACGGCCGCATCCACGCGCTGAAATCGGCCAGCCTGACCGTGCGGGAGGGTGAACTGGTGGCGCTGGTCGGCGCCAACGGCGCCGGCAAGACGACGCTGCTGCGCACCCTGTCCGGCGTCCACCCCGCCAGCAGCGGGCGCATCACCTTCGACGGCTGCGACATCACCCGGATGAAGGCGTCGCGCCGCGTCGCCGAAGGGGTGGTGCAGGTGCCGGAGGGCCGGCAGCTGTTCGGCCCGCAGAGCGTGGAGGACAACCTCCGCCTCGGCGCCTACCGCCGCGGCAGCGGCAAGCCGGACGACGACATCGACCGGCTTTACGAGATGTTCCCGGTGCTGAAGGTCAAGCGCGACCAGCCCGCCGGCACCCTGTCGGGCGGCCAGCAGCAGATCGTGGCCTTGGGCCGCGCGCTGATGGCGAAGCCGCGCCTGCTTCTGCTGGACGAGCCCAGCATGGGGCTGGCGCCGCTGCTGGTGGCGGAGATCTTCGACGCCGTGCAGCGGCTGAAGCGGGAGGGGACGACCATCCTGCTGGTGGAGCAGAACGCCCATGCCGCCCTGGCCATCGCCGACCGCGGGTATGTGATCGAGACCGGCGAGATCGTGCTGAGCGACAGCGGCGCCGCGCTGTTGAGCAACGAGCGGGTGCGGCAGGCTTATCTGGGGCTGTGA
- a CDS encoding BLUF domain-containing protein has product MLTIVYRSEAVDRLPYSALADICLFSARKNRELGVTGFLVEFEGIFLQVLEGEPDVVETLFDHIAADTRHSNVELLLRETTVGQPNFGFWAMNFGPLDTPTFWQAVFGSPVRIEEFRRRSHDADFALDVLARAYMHACIAADVDAATRDLVRGNIPCFEAA; this is encoded by the coding sequence ATGCTGACCATCGTCTACCGCAGCGAGGCCGTCGACCGGCTGCCCTACAGCGCCCTTGCCGACATCTGCCTGTTCAGCGCCCGCAAGAACCGCGAGCTGGGCGTCACCGGTTTCCTGGTGGAGTTCGAGGGCATCTTCCTGCAGGTGCTGGAAGGCGAACCGGATGTGGTGGAGACGCTTTTCGACCACATCGCCGCCGACACGCGCCACAGCAATGTCGAGCTGCTGCTGCGCGAAACCACGGTCGGACAGCCCAATTTCGGCTTCTGGGCGATGAATTTCGGCCCGCTCGACACCCCGACCTTCTGGCAGGCGGTCTTTGGCTCTCCGGTTCGGATCGAGGAGTTCCGCCGCCGCTCGCACGACGCCGATTTCGCGCTGGACGTCCTGGCGCGGGCCTACATGCACGCCTGCATCGCCGCCGACGTCGATGCCGCGACACGCGATCTGGTGCGCGGCAACATCCCCTGTTTCGAAGCCGCCTGA